In Deltaproteobacteria bacterium, the following are encoded in one genomic region:
- a CDS encoding TIGR02266 family protein: protein MSDADHRRHRREAVTLVVEYDGADDLSADLTANLSEGGTFVRTARRLAVGTEVVLRLSFPGLVAPIRVPGVVRWTRDAGDDERGIGIEFVDGPGLSAELQPLLDRLRARDPNLVVPVVRVLVVEDNSHVARLIREGVAGGSRRAFGDDRAYHFDTAANGRDALDRLARTHYDLLVVDVYLPVMDGASLIAAVRADPKLARMPILAVSAGGDSARREALAAGADVFLDKPMRLRDIVASMRKLMPPPGTGSAGGPT from the coding sequence ATGAGCGACGCTGACCATCGGCGCCATCGGCGCGAGGCCGTGACTCTGGTCGTCGAGTACGACGGGGCCGACGACCTGTCTGCCGATCTCACCGCCAACTTGTCGGAGGGCGGCACGTTCGTGCGCACGGCGCGCAGGCTCGCGGTCGGCACGGAGGTCGTCCTCCGACTGTCGTTCCCCGGCCTGGTCGCCCCGATCCGCGTGCCCGGCGTCGTGCGGTGGACGCGCGATGCCGGCGACGACGAGCGCGGCATCGGCATCGAGTTCGTCGACGGCCCGGGGCTGTCGGCCGAGCTGCAGCCGCTACTCGACCGGTTGCGGGCCCGCGATCCGAACCTCGTCGTGCCAGTCGTGCGCGTGCTCGTCGTCGAGGACAATTCTCACGTCGCGCGGCTCATCCGAGAGGGGGTCGCGGGCGGCAGTCGGCGCGCGTTCGGCGACGACCGCGCCTATCACTTCGACACCGCCGCCAACGGGCGCGACGCGCTCGACCGCCTCGCGCGCACGCATTACGACCTGCTCGTGGTCGACGTCTATCTGCCGGTGATGGATGGTGCGTCGCTGATCGCCGCGGTGCGCGCCGATCCGAAGCTCGCGCGGATGCCCATCCTCGCGGTGTCGGCCGGTGGCGACTCGGCCCGCCGCGAGGCGCTCGCCGCGGGGGCCGACGTCTTCCTCGACAAGCCGATGCGCCTGCGGGACATCGTGGCGTCGATGCGCAAGCTGATGCCGCCGCCGGGCACCGGATCGGCCGGCGGCCCTACTTGA
- a CDS encoding MFS transporter yields MTAPDEPPHGRIASPYAILTVLALVNFFNYVDRQVLSGLVVFVQRPAASGGLGLTDGQAGLLQSAFMVVHSVASIPLGIAADRFVRRKMIAVGVALWSAATALAGFARTFGQLFASRAAVGIGEATYAPAATALISESFSTGARARALGVFQAGMVLGGGFGIVLGSVVGTYWGWRAAFFVVGAPGFALAAASLAIRERPRSRAADRGPRRPFSTELRLVFGARGVAFVYAAGILITFMVGALQYWGHPFIIRYHYGGDASMSARVGATFGPVVIGAAIAGVVGGSVLADRLERRMPGRGRLLVVGLGPLLGAPFVALGLWTNSLVLLYVSLGLGTALNSAYAGPVLAALHDVVGARAHATATGAYFFLVHFLGDAFSPAVVGAIADRVGSLRVGLSVAGAVAVLGGVAALAGIRARADADKISGGTREG; encoded by the coding sequence ATGACCGCCCCCGACGAGCCGCCGCACGGACGGATCGCGTCGCCGTACGCGATCCTCACGGTGCTCGCGCTCGTCAACTTCTTCAACTACGTCGACCGTCAGGTCCTGTCGGGCCTGGTCGTTTTTGTGCAGCGGCCGGCCGCGAGCGGAGGACTCGGCCTGACCGACGGCCAGGCGGGCCTGCTTCAGTCGGCGTTCATGGTGGTGCACTCTGTCGCGTCCATTCCGCTGGGCATCGCGGCCGATCGGTTCGTGCGCCGCAAGATGATCGCGGTCGGCGTCGCGCTGTGGAGCGCGGCGACGGCGCTGGCCGGGTTCGCGCGGACGTTCGGCCAGCTGTTCGCCAGCCGCGCGGCGGTCGGGATCGGCGAGGCGACCTACGCGCCGGCGGCGACGGCGCTCATCAGCGAGTCGTTCTCGACCGGCGCGCGCGCCCGCGCGCTCGGCGTGTTTCAGGCCGGAATGGTGCTCGGCGGCGGCTTCGGCATCGTGCTCGGCTCGGTGGTCGGCACGTATTGGGGGTGGCGCGCGGCCTTCTTCGTGGTTGGCGCGCCCGGCTTCGCGCTCGCCGCCGCCTCGCTCGCGATCCGCGAGCGTCCCCGCTCGCGCGCGGCCGACCGCGGCCCGCGCCGGCCGTTTTCGACCGAACTCCGGCTCGTGTTCGGCGCGCGCGGCGTCGCGTTCGTCTACGCCGCGGGCATCCTGATCACGTTCATGGTCGGCGCCCTCCAGTACTGGGGACACCCGTTCATCATCCGGTACCACTACGGCGGCGACGCCTCGATGTCGGCGCGCGTGGGCGCGACGTTCGGTCCGGTCGTGATCGGGGCGGCGATCGCCGGCGTGGTCGGCGGCAGCGTGCTCGCCGACCGGCTCGAGCGCCGCATGCCGGGGCGCGGCCGGCTGCTCGTCGTCGGGCTCGGGCCGTTGCTCGGCGCGCCGTTCGTCGCGCTCGGGTTGTGGACCAATTCGCTGGTGCTGCTGTACGTGAGCCTCGGCCTCGGTACGGCGCTCAACTCGGCTTACGCCGGGCCCGTGCTCGCGGCGCTGCACGACGTCGTCGGCGCGCGCGCGCACGCCACCGCGACCGGCGCCTACTTTTTCCTCGTCCACTTTCTCGGGGACGCGTTTTCGCCGGCGGTCGTCGGCGCCATCGCCGACCGGGTCGGATCGCTGCGCGTGGGACTGTCGGTGGCCGGCGCGGTCGCGGTGCTCGGCGGGGTCGCCGCGCTGGCCGGCATCCGGGCGCGCGCCGATGCTGATAAGATATCCGGTGGAACCCGGGAGGGATGA
- a CDS encoding HAMP domain-containing protein has protein sequence MARIRGLTTISARIVVAFAVLIVTFGGVSAYSVVNLSRLGRQIRLIRTGYVPLALQAKELEEKQTQLREFLDDVTAESSAARVEARLRSYLATRARDLREAIEMADALRDVPPGHRAGVADIRRQLAEFAEAIDRAAPLYDALLADPPLAGVAPRDAAARDRAQQALERLVRSETELRSRLSRFWRWQRRIVEATALHLEESESYVRQLTLGLGGLAVLLGVLVAVWATRSLLPLKRLQLAARRIAAGDYASRIDERGPAEVAELAREFNVMGRAVESRERDLVRSERLAVVGKMAASITHEVRNPLSSIGLNAELLEEELAALGGDAAGEARALCRAIQTEVDRLTSITEEYLNFARLPKPKLHPHDINAIVEQLVDFEREPLAARGATVVAELATALPRVEVDDQQLRQALLNLLRNAADALEEAGGGTVAVRTRLAPGGRRVQIEVADDGPGIPPDVVDKVFDPFFSTKDRGTGLGLALTLQIVREHGGAIEVDSAPGRGTRFVVTL, from the coding sequence ATGGCACGCATTCGCGGTCTCACGACGATCTCGGCGCGGATTGTCGTGGCCTTCGCCGTGCTGATCGTCACGTTTGGCGGGGTGTCCGCGTACTCGGTCGTGAACCTGTCGCGGCTGGGGCGCCAGATTCGGTTGATTCGCACCGGCTACGTGCCGCTCGCGCTCCAGGCGAAGGAACTCGAGGAGAAGCAGACCCAGCTGCGCGAGTTCCTCGACGATGTGACCGCCGAGTCGTCCGCCGCGCGCGTCGAGGCGCGCCTGCGCAGCTACCTCGCCACGCGGGCGCGCGACCTGCGCGAGGCAATCGAGATGGCGGACGCGCTGCGCGACGTGCCGCCGGGTCACCGGGCCGGCGTCGCCGACATTCGGCGCCAGCTGGCCGAGTTCGCCGAGGCGATCGATCGCGCGGCGCCGCTGTACGACGCGCTGCTGGCCGATCCGCCGCTGGCGGGCGTCGCGCCGCGGGATGCGGCGGCGCGCGACCGGGCGCAGCAGGCGCTCGAGCGGCTCGTCCGCAGCGAGACGGAGCTGCGCAGCCGGCTGTCGCGGTTCTGGCGGTGGCAGCGGCGCATCGTCGAGGCGACGGCGCTGCACCTCGAGGAGAGCGAGTCGTACGTGCGGCAACTCACGCTGGGACTCGGCGGGCTGGCCGTGCTGTTGGGCGTGCTGGTCGCGGTGTGGGCGACGCGATCGCTGTTGCCGCTCAAGCGGCTTCAGCTCGCCGCGCGCCGGATCGCCGCCGGTGACTACGCCAGCCGCATCGACGAGCGCGGACCCGCCGAGGTCGCCGAACTCGCCCGCGAGTTCAACGTGATGGGCCGCGCCGTCGAGTCGCGCGAGCGCGACCTCGTGCGGTCCGAGCGGTTGGCCGTGGTCGGCAAGATGGCGGCGAGCATCACGCACGAGGTGCGCAACCCGCTGTCGTCGATCGGGTTGAACGCGGAGCTGCTCGAGGAGGAACTCGCGGCGCTCGGCGGCGACGCGGCCGGAGAAGCGCGCGCGCTGTGCCGCGCCATCCAGACCGAGGTCGACCGGCTGACGTCGATCACGGAAGAGTACCTGAACTTCGCGCGGCTGCCGAAGCCGAAGCTGCACCCGCACGACATCAACGCGATCGTCGAACAGCTGGTGGACTTCGAGCGTGAGCCGCTCGCGGCGCGCGGGGCGACCGTGGTCGCGGAGTTGGCGACCGCGCTGCCGCGCGTGGAAGTGGACGATCAGCAGCTCCGCCAGGCGCTGCTCAACTTGCTGCGCAACGCCGCCGACGCGCTCGAGGAGGCGGGCGGCGGCACCGTGGCGGTGCGGACCCGGCTGGCGCCCGGCGGCCGTCGCGTCCAGATCGAGGTCGCCGACGACGGACCGGGCATCCCCCCGGACGTGGTCGACAAGGTGTTCGACCCGTTCTTTTCCACCAAGGACCGCGGCACCGGGCTCGGCCTGGCGCTCACCCTTCAGATCGTTCGCGAGCACGGCGGCGCGATCGAGGTCGATAGCGCGCCCGGCCGCGGAACGCGGTTCGTCGTGACGCTGTAA
- a CDS encoding PEGA domain-containing protein: MLRRSLSAAVALCLWLAVDALAYAKPTVAILGLEVIDDGSGIDERSTAFAAEFTNALRHRAMLGKGSYQLAPNSNKDLLELKLLSDCADEGRACMAAIGRELRADALMYGKVEKRAEGFQVSLKLLNVETGTMERTLSEIVPYDAAAGDKLNEWARTLYNRLTGVPDTGSVRVRANASKGTVYVDGEVKTTLSAGGATVSGLSEGVHALAVESDGFDRYESQITISPGEVLDVTVHLEPATRGGPERPGKVSRVLFWTSVVATGASVAAFTITGTQVRSLEDDKQEQFERLVANGADVSNAPRDSNGDFTDVCAIAENNRGVAGAQDLIDTCEKGRNRALLTNVLIGTSVATALAATYFYYKGYIEPGGADSREAGAVTVTPAVGPGVVGAGVEITF, encoded by the coding sequence ATGCTGCGCCGCTCGCTCTCCGCCGCCGTCGCCCTGTGTCTGTGGCTCGCGGTCGACGCGCTCGCGTACGCCAAGCCGACCGTCGCGATCCTCGGCCTCGAGGTGATCGACGACGGCTCCGGCATCGACGAGCGGTCCACCGCGTTCGCCGCCGAGTTCACCAACGCGCTCCGGCACCGCGCGATGCTCGGCAAGGGCAGCTATCAGCTCGCGCCGAACAGCAACAAGGACCTGCTCGAACTCAAGCTGCTGTCGGACTGCGCCGACGAGGGGCGCGCGTGCATGGCGGCGATCGGCCGCGAGCTTCGCGCCGACGCCCTGATGTACGGCAAGGTCGAAAAGCGTGCCGAGGGCTTCCAGGTGTCGCTCAAACTGCTCAACGTCGAAACCGGCACGATGGAGCGCACGTTGAGCGAGATCGTCCCGTACGACGCCGCCGCAGGCGACAAGCTCAACGAGTGGGCCCGCACGCTGTACAACCGGCTCACCGGTGTTCCGGACACCGGCTCCGTGCGCGTGCGCGCCAACGCGAGCAAGGGCACCGTGTACGTCGACGGCGAGGTCAAGACGACGCTGAGTGCCGGCGGCGCGACGGTCAGCGGCCTGAGCGAGGGGGTCCACGCGCTGGCGGTCGAGTCCGACGGCTTCGACCGCTACGAATCGCAGATCACGATCTCGCCGGGGGAGGTGCTCGATGTGACCGTCCATCTGGAGCCCGCGACCCGCGGCGGTCCCGAGCGGCCCGGCAAGGTGTCGCGCGTGCTGTTTTGGACGTCGGTCGTCGCGACCGGCGCGTCCGTCGCTGCGTTCACGATCACCGGCACGCAGGTGCGCAGCCTCGAAGATGACAAACAGGAGCAGTTCGAGCGGCTCGTCGCCAACGGCGCCGACGTGAGCAACGCACCGCGCGACAGCAACGGCGACTTCACCGACGTGTGCGCCATCGCCGAGAACAACCGCGGGGTCGCGGGCGCGCAAGACCTCATCGACACCTGCGAAAAGGGTCGCAACCGCGCCCTGCTCACCAACGTGCTCATCGGCACGTCGGTCGCCACGGCACTGGCGGCCACGTACTTCTATTACAAGGGCTACATCGAACCCGGCGGCGCGGACAGCCGCGAGGCCGGAGCGGTCACGGTGACGCCGGCCGTCGGTCCCGGCGTGGTCGGCGCCGGCGTCGAAATCACATTCTGA
- the trpS gene encoding tryptophan--tRNA ligase: MKTVFSGIQPSGELHLGNYLGAIRNWVALQDQYQCVFSVVDYHAITQPYEPKEMRRRVFDMVTDLIACGIDPERSILFVQSQVPEHTELCWILNTVTPFGDLSRMTQFKDKAQRQADNINAGLFDYPVLQTADIILYKATAVPVGADQVQHIELARRIVRAFNRRWGKVFPEPEPVLSSTPKILGLDGKAKMSKSIGNTIALSEDERSIRKKLARAATDPARVTRDDPGDPDKCNVYTLHTFFSDDACKRWVRDGCTTAGIGCKDCKTALADNIVSHLAPIQARKAQLAADPDGVADTLARGAARAKEIASRTMAEVRDKLGLWP, translated from the coding sequence ATGAAGACGGTGTTTTCGGGAATTCAGCCGTCGGGGGAGCTGCACCTGGGCAACTACCTCGGCGCGATTCGCAACTGGGTCGCGCTGCAAGACCAGTACCAGTGCGTGTTCTCGGTCGTCGACTACCACGCGATCACGCAGCCCTACGAGCCGAAGGAGATGCGCCGCCGCGTGTTCGACATGGTGACGGACCTGATCGCGTGCGGCATCGATCCGGAGCGGTCGATCCTGTTCGTCCAGTCCCAGGTGCCCGAGCATACGGAGCTGTGCTGGATCCTGAACACCGTGACGCCGTTCGGCGACCTCAGCCGGATGACTCAGTTCAAGGACAAGGCACAGCGCCAGGCCGACAACATCAACGCCGGCCTGTTCGACTACCCCGTCCTGCAGACTGCGGACATCATCTTGTACAAGGCGACCGCGGTGCCGGTGGGCGCCGACCAGGTGCAACACATCGAACTCGCGCGCCGCATCGTCCGCGCGTTCAATCGCCGCTGGGGCAAGGTGTTTCCCGAGCCCGAACCGGTGCTGTCGTCGACGCCGAAGATCCTCGGTCTTGACGGCAAGGCGAAGATGTCCAAGTCAATCGGCAACACGATCGCGCTGAGCGAAGACGAGCGATCGATCCGCAAGAAGCTGGCGCGCGCCGCGACTGACCCGGCGCGCGTCACGCGCGACGACCCGGGCGATCCGGACAAGTGCAACGTGTACACGCTGCACACGTTTTTCTCCGACGATGCGTGCAAGCGGTGGGTGCGAGACGGGTGTACGACCGCGGGGATCGGCTGCAAGGACTGCAAGACGGCGCTCGCCGACAACATCGTGTCGCACCTGGCGCCAATCCAGGCGCGCAAGGCACAGCTCGCAGCCGACCCGGACGGCGTGGCCGACACGCTCGCGCGCGGCGCCGCGCGCGCCAAAGAGATCGCGTCGCGCACGATGGCCGAGGTGCGTGACAAGCTCGGCCTATGGCCGTAG